Proteins encoded together in one Thermomonospora curvata DSM 43183 window:
- a CDS encoding helix-turn-helix domain-containing protein: protein MPGRAQDPLVVPDALWEHPETIRALRERDMGRLFHLLRQYAGASQTQIAIACGMTQGRVSETMKAGGRRIHTLEVFERIADGLGMPDSARLALGLAPRAHAPATEPPAPQDAPSAAEPASGLVDSLGVFAAAPGDRTAPDAARPFVPGADPEAGERLAHAARRPARLDAHAIAALSTMLAGQRRLEDRIGPAALVAPATAQLPLLAQMLREAPSAHRAALAEVVSEWATFAGWLHLATGRDETAKLLFRRAEELADEGSDGTLAATAVSFRGYLERLRGRPRAVVRWTAAALETPGSHPAQRAYDCIQLAQGHAALGDLEQMRRHLDRAAELAARTAEPPPSVYWYNEPFFHVQIGLAHLEARQYRQAADMIATGLAGMSPEQRAAQWVAEYDEALTVARDRA, encoded by the coding sequence ATGCCGGGACGCGCCCAAGATCCACTGGTGGTCCCCGACGCCCTGTGGGAACACCCGGAGACCATCCGGGCGCTGCGGGAACGGGACATGGGCCGCCTGTTCCATCTGCTGCGCCAGTACGCCGGGGCCAGCCAGACCCAGATCGCCATCGCCTGCGGCATGACCCAGGGGCGGGTCAGCGAGACCATGAAGGCCGGCGGGCGCCGGATCCACACCCTGGAGGTGTTCGAACGCATCGCCGACGGGCTGGGCATGCCCGACTCCGCCCGGCTCGCCCTCGGGCTGGCCCCGCGGGCCCACGCTCCTGCCACCGAGCCGCCCGCGCCGCAGGACGCCCCCTCCGCCGCCGAACCCGCCTCCGGCCTTGTGGACTCGCTCGGCGTCTTCGCGGCCGCGCCCGGCGACCGGACGGCACCGGACGCGGCCCGCCCCTTCGTCCCCGGCGCCGACCCGGAGGCGGGGGAGCGGCTCGCCCATGCCGCCCGGCGGCCGGCCCGCCTTGACGCCCACGCCATCGCGGCCTTGTCCACCATGCTGGCCGGCCAGCGCCGCCTGGAGGACCGCATCGGCCCGGCGGCACTGGTCGCCCCGGCCACCGCACAGCTCCCCCTGCTCGCGCAGATGCTGCGGGAGGCCCCCTCGGCGCACCGCGCCGCCCTGGCCGAGGTGGTCTCCGAATGGGCCACTTTCGCCGGCTGGCTGCACCTGGCCACGGGACGGGACGAGACGGCCAAGCTCCTGTTCCGGCGCGCCGAGGAACTGGCCGACGAGGGCTCCGACGGCACCCTGGCCGCCACCGCCGTCAGCTTCCGCGGCTACCTGGAGCGCCTCCGCGGCCGGCCCCGCGCCGTGGTCCGCTGGACCGCCGCCGCCCTGGAGACTCCCGGCTCCCACCCCGCTCAGCGCGCCTACGACTGCATCCAGCTCGCCCAGGGCCACGCCGCGCTCGGCGACCTGGAGCAGATGCGCCGCCACCTCGACCGGGCCGCCGAGCTGGCGGCCCGCACCGCGGAGCCCCCGCCGTCGGTCTACTGGTACAACGAGCCGTTCTTCCACGTGCAGATCGGCCTGGCCCACCTGGAGGCCCGCCAGTACCGCCAGGCCGCCGACATGATCGCCACCGGCCTGGCCGGCATGTCCCCGGAGCAGCGGGCCGCCCAGTGGGTCGCCGAATATGACGAGGCTCTGACCGTCGCGCGGGATCGCGCGTGA
- a CDS encoding ATP-binding cassette domain-containing protein: MGPATRTDAHIADTHDLIRVQGARENNLKNISVEIPKRRLTVFTGVSGSGKSSLVFGTIAAESQRLINETYSAFVQGFMPSLSRPDVDVLEGLTTAIVIDQERLGANPRSTVGTVTDAHAMLRILFSRLGEPHIGPPQAFSFNVASVQASGAITVERGAKAQKAEKVSFTRTGGMCPRCEGMGQINDFDLSQLYDDSKSLREGAITVPGYSMSGWYGRIFLGCGFFDPDKPIRKFTDRELHDLLYKEPTKIKIDGINVTYEGLIPKIRKSMLSKDREAMQPHIRAFVDRAITFITCPDCDGTRLNETARSSKIRGINIADACAMEVRDLARWLRELDEPSVAPLLAKLTHTLDSFVEIGLGYLSLDRPSGTLSGGEAQRVKMIRHLGSPLTDVTYVFDEPTIGLHPHDIQRMNKLLLQLRDKGNTVLVIEHKPETIAIADHVVDLGPGAGHDGGTVCFEGSVAELRASGTLTGRHLDDRASLKDKVREPKGFLEVRGASTHNLQNVDVDIPLGVLVAVTGVAGSGKSSLIHGSVASRDGVVVVDQSPIKGSRRSNPATYTGLLDPIRKAFAKANGVKPALFSANSEGACPACNGAGVIYTDLAMMAGVATTCEECEGKRFQPAVLDYKLGGRDISQVLAMSASEAAEFFAGGPARTPAAHAILTRLIDVGLGYLTLGQPLTTLSGGERQRLKLATHMGTDGGIYVLDEPTTGLHPADVAHLLGLLDKLVDTGRSVIVIEHHQAVMAHADWIIDLGPGAGHDGGRVVFQGTPAELVAARSTLTGEHLAAYVGA; the protein is encoded by the coding sequence ATGGGCCCGGCCACGAGAACGGACGCGCACATCGCCGACACCCACGACCTGATCCGCGTGCAGGGCGCGCGTGAGAACAACCTCAAGAACATCAGCGTGGAGATCCCCAAACGCCGGCTGACGGTCTTCACCGGAGTCTCCGGGTCGGGCAAGAGCTCGCTGGTGTTCGGCACCATCGCGGCGGAGTCGCAGCGGCTGATCAACGAGACCTACAGCGCGTTCGTGCAGGGCTTCATGCCGTCGCTGTCCCGGCCGGACGTGGACGTGCTGGAGGGGCTGACCACGGCGATCGTGATCGACCAGGAGCGGCTGGGGGCCAATCCCCGCTCCACGGTCGGCACCGTCACCGACGCCCATGCGATGCTGCGCATCCTGTTCAGCCGCCTGGGAGAGCCGCACATCGGGCCGCCCCAGGCGTTCTCGTTCAACGTCGCCTCGGTCCAGGCGTCCGGCGCGATCACCGTCGAACGCGGCGCCAAGGCGCAGAAGGCCGAGAAGGTGTCCTTCACCCGCACCGGCGGCATGTGCCCGCGCTGCGAGGGGATGGGCCAGATCAACGACTTCGACCTGTCCCAGTTGTATGACGACAGCAAATCCCTGCGCGAGGGCGCGATCACGGTCCCCGGCTACAGCATGTCGGGCTGGTACGGCCGTATCTTCCTGGGCTGCGGTTTCTTCGACCCCGACAAGCCGATCCGCAAGTTCACCGACCGGGAACTGCACGATCTGCTCTACAAGGAACCGACCAAGATCAAGATCGACGGCATCAACGTCACCTACGAGGGCCTGATCCCCAAAATCCGCAAATCGATGCTGTCGAAGGACCGGGAGGCGATGCAGCCGCACATCCGGGCCTTCGTGGACCGGGCCATCACCTTCATCACCTGCCCCGACTGCGACGGCACCCGGCTGAACGAGACCGCCCGGTCCTCCAAGATCAGGGGGATCAACATCGCCGACGCCTGCGCGATGGAGGTGCGGGACCTGGCCCGGTGGCTGCGCGAGCTGGACGAGCCGTCGGTGGCGCCGCTGCTGGCCAAGCTCACCCACACCCTGGACTCGTTCGTGGAGATCGGGCTGGGGTACCTGTCGCTGGACCGTCCCTCCGGCACGCTGTCGGGGGGCGAGGCCCAGCGGGTGAAGATGATCCGGCACCTGGGCTCCCCGCTGACCGATGTCACCTACGTCTTCGACGAGCCCACCATCGGGTTGCACCCCCATGACATCCAGCGGATGAACAAGCTGCTGCTGCAGCTGCGCGACAAGGGCAACACGGTGCTGGTCATCGAGCACAAGCCGGAGACGATCGCCATCGCCGACCACGTGGTCGACCTGGGCCCGGGCGCCGGCCACGACGGCGGCACCGTCTGCTTCGAAGGCAGCGTGGCGGAACTGCGGGCCAGCGGCACCCTCACCGGCCGCCACCTGGACGACCGGGCCTCGCTCAAGGACAAGGTCCGGGAGCCGAAGGGGTTCTTGGAGGTCCGCGGCGCCTCCACCCACAACCTCCAGAACGTGGACGTGGACATCCCGCTGGGGGTGCTGGTGGCCGTCACCGGGGTGGCCGGCTCGGGCAAAAGCTCCCTCATCCACGGCTCGGTGGCCTCCAGGGACGGGGTGGTGGTCGTGGACCAGTCCCCCATCAAGGGCTCGCGGCGCAGCAACCCGGCCACCTACACCGGGCTGCTGGACCCGATCCGCAAGGCCTTCGCCAAGGCCAACGGCGTCAAACCCGCCCTGTTCAGCGCCAACTCCGAGGGCGCCTGCCCGGCCTGCAACGGCGCCGGCGTCATCTACACCGACCTGGCGATGATGGCCGGCGTGGCCACCACCTGCGAAGAGTGCGAGGGCAAGCGTTTTCAGCCCGCGGTGCTGGACTACAAGCTGGGCGGCCGGGACATCAGCCAGGTGCTGGCGATGTCGGCGAGCGAGGCCGCGGAGTTCTTCGCCGGCGGGCCGGCCCGCACCCCCGCCGCCCACGCCATCCTCACCCGGCTCATCGACGTCGGGCTGGGCTACCTCACCCTCGGGCAGCCTTTGACCACCCTGTCGGGCGGGGAGCGGCAGCGTCTGAAGCTGGCCACCCACATGGGCACCGACGGCGGCATCTACGTGCTGGACGAGCCCACCACCGGCCTGCACCCGGCCGACGTGGCGCACCTGCTGGGCCTGCTGGACAAGCTGGTGGACACCGGCCGCTCCGTCATCGTCATCGAGCATCACCAGGCCGTCATGGCCCACGCCGACTGGATCATCGACCTGGGCCCCGGCGCCGGCCACGACGGCGGCCGGGTCGTCTTCCAGGGCACCCCCGCCGAGCTGGTCGCCGCCCGCAGCACCCTCACCGGCGAGCACCTGGCGGCCTACGTGGGCGCCTGA
- a CDS encoding saccharopine dehydrogenase family protein, with translation MADDRAYDIVLFGATGYTGGLTAEYLAEHAPPHTRWALAGRNRAKLEAVRDRLAAISPACGQLPLLHADAADPASLRKVAESARVVITTVGPYLRYGEPLVAACARAGTDYVDLTGEPTFVDLMYVRHHEEAVRSGARIVHACGFDSVPHDLGVYYTVKQLPEGAPLQVEGFLRLEADFSGGTLHSFVEVLADLPGMMRAEQARRRVEPRPAGRRIRISRRPVPHTPIKGWALPLPTIDPQIVARSAAALDRYGPDFSYGHYLAVRRAATAAALTAGVGAATALAQLPPTRSLLLRLRGSGEGPTAEQMARHWFRVTFAGRVTGGAHAGREVVTEVSGGDPGYGETAKMLAESALCLAHDDLPPTRGQVTTAVAMGDALIDRLTRAGISFRVVRSSAA, from the coding sequence ATGGCCGATGACCGCGCCTACGACATCGTCCTGTTCGGTGCCACCGGGTACACCGGCGGGCTGACCGCCGAGTACCTGGCCGAGCACGCCCCGCCGCACACCCGGTGGGCGCTGGCCGGGCGCAATCGGGCCAAGCTGGAGGCCGTCCGCGACCGCCTGGCGGCGATCTCCCCCGCCTGCGGCCAGCTGCCGCTGCTGCACGCCGACGCCGCCGACCCCGCCTCGCTGCGCAAGGTCGCCGAGTCCGCCCGCGTGGTCATCACCACCGTCGGCCCCTACCTGCGCTACGGCGAGCCGCTGGTGGCCGCCTGCGCCCGGGCCGGCACCGACTATGTGGACCTCACCGGCGAGCCGACGTTCGTGGACCTGATGTACGTCCGCCACCACGAGGAGGCGGTGCGCAGCGGGGCGCGGATCGTGCACGCCTGCGGGTTCGACTCCGTCCCCCACGACCTGGGCGTCTACTACACCGTCAAGCAGCTTCCCGAGGGCGCGCCGCTGCAGGTGGAGGGGTTCCTGCGGCTCGAGGCCGACTTCTCCGGCGGCACGCTGCACTCGTTCGTGGAGGTGCTGGCCGACCTGCCCGGCATGATGCGCGCCGAGCAGGCCCGCCGCCGCGTCGAGCCGCGCCCGGCGGGACGGCGGATCCGCATCTCCCGCCGTCCCGTCCCGCACACCCCCATCAAGGGCTGGGCGCTGCCGCTGCCGACGATCGACCCGCAGATCGTGGCCCGCTCGGCCGCCGCGCTGGACCGCTACGGCCCCGACTTCAGCTACGGCCACTACCTGGCGGTGCGGCGGGCGGCCACGGCGGCCGCGCTCACCGCGGGCGTGGGCGCGGCCACCGCGCTGGCCCAGCTGCCGCCCACCCGGTCGCTGCTGCTGCGGCTGCGCGGCTCCGGGGAGGGCCCCACGGCCGAGCAGATGGCCCGGCACTGGTTCCGCGTCACCTTCGCCGGACGGGTCACCGGCGGGGCGCACGCGGGGCGGGAGGTCGTCACCGAGGTCTCCGGCGGCGACCCCGGCTACGGGGAGACCGCCAAGATGCTGGCGGAGTCGGCGCTGTGCCTGGCGCACGACGACCTGCCGCCGACGCGCGGGCAGGTGACCACCGCCGTGGCCATGGGCGACGCCCTCATCGACCGGCTGACCAGGGCGGGGATCTCCTTCCGCGTGGTGCGCTCAAGCGCGGCGTAG
- a CDS encoding PAC2 family protein, producing MRNPEDLYELSGDLPEMTGPVMLYCLDGFVDAGSVGQLVREHLLNSLEHRVIARFDADSLIDYRARRPPMTFDRDRWLDYQAPELVVHLLRDEAGTPFLFLTGPEPDRQWEAFAAAVRSLVERLGVRLSVTFHGIPMGVPHTRPVGLTMHATRPELVNRVSFFDRVQVPGSAAALLEYRLGQAGHDVIGYAVHVPHYLAQAAYPTAAVAALDAVIGCTGLVLPSDALREASVRTETEIAEQVAGNDEVEKVVRALEQQYDAFTGATGRQSLLAEEAEMPTAEELGAQFERFLAQQRRADGSDT from the coding sequence GTGCGCAACCCTGAGGACCTGTACGAGCTTTCCGGAGACCTGCCGGAAATGACCGGTCCCGTCATGCTGTACTGCCTGGACGGCTTCGTGGACGCCGGATCGGTCGGTCAGCTCGTGCGCGAGCACCTGCTGAACTCGCTGGAACACCGGGTGATCGCCCGGTTCGACGCCGACTCCCTGATCGACTACCGGGCCCGCCGCCCGCCGATGACCTTCGACCGCGACCGCTGGCTGGACTACCAGGCCCCCGAGCTGGTCGTTCACCTGCTCCGCGACGAGGCCGGCACCCCGTTTCTGTTCCTGACCGGCCCCGAGCCGGACCGGCAGTGGGAGGCCTTCGCCGCCGCCGTCCGCTCCCTGGTGGAACGCCTGGGCGTCAGGCTCTCGGTCACCTTCCACGGCATCCCGATGGGCGTCCCGCACACCCGCCCGGTGGGCCTGACCATGCACGCCACACGTCCGGAGCTGGTCAACCGCGTGTCCTTCTTCGACCGCGTCCAGGTTCCCGGCAGCGCCGCGGCCCTGCTGGAGTACCGCCTGGGGCAGGCCGGCCACGACGTCATCGGCTACGCCGTGCACGTCCCCCACTACCTGGCCCAGGCCGCCTACCCGACCGCCGCCGTGGCCGCGCTGGACGCCGTCATCGGCTGCACCGGCCTGGTGCTGCCCTCGGACGCGCTGCGGGAGGCGTCCGTCCGCACCGAGACCGAGATCGCCGAACAGGTCGCCGGCAACGACGAGGTCGAAAAGGTCGTCCGCGCCCTGGAGCAGCAGTACGACGCCTTCACCGGCGCCACCGGGCGCCAGAGCCTGCTGGCCGAGGAAGCCGAGATGCCCACCGCCGAGGAGCTGGGCGCCCAGTTCGAGCGTTTCCTGGCCCAGCAGCGCCGCGCCGACGGCTCCGACACCTAG
- the cbbX gene encoding CbbX protein: protein MTERMEFGMRPPAGGPAEPPQPAEPAFEPLPPDARIDLAEDGAQVNEILDALDSDLVGLAPVKTRIREIAALLLVDRARARFGIDSGRPNLHMCFTGGPGTGKTTVAMRMAELLHRLGYVRKGHLVSVTRDDLVGQYVGHTAPKTKEVLKRAMGGVLFIDEAYYLYRAENERDYGQEAIEILLQVMENRRDDLVVVLAGYKDRMDSFFASNPGMSSRIAHHIHFPDYTAEELEAIGRLMLERQGYALAPEAEPVFREYLRRRRTQPRFANARSVRNAIERARLRHAGRLVARGGLVGRQELMTLHPDDFLASRVFAEPAAQAG, encoded by the coding sequence ATGACAGAGCGCATGGAGTTCGGGATGCGGCCACCGGCCGGCGGCCCCGCCGAGCCGCCGCAGCCCGCCGAGCCGGCCTTCGAGCCGCTGCCGCCGGATGCGCGCATCGACCTGGCCGAGGACGGCGCGCAGGTGAACGAGATCCTGGACGCCCTGGACAGCGATCTGGTGGGGCTGGCCCCGGTCAAGACCCGCATCCGGGAGATCGCCGCGCTGCTGCTGGTGGACCGGGCCCGCGCCCGCTTCGGCATCGACTCCGGACGGCCCAACCTGCACATGTGCTTCACCGGCGGCCCCGGCACCGGCAAGACCACCGTGGCGATGCGGATGGCCGAGCTGCTGCACCGCCTCGGCTACGTCCGCAAGGGCCACCTGGTGTCGGTCACCCGCGACGACCTGGTCGGCCAGTACGTCGGGCACACCGCGCCCAAGACCAAGGAGGTCCTCAAACGGGCGATGGGCGGGGTGCTGTTCATCGACGAGGCCTACTACCTGTACCGGGCCGAGAACGAGCGCGACTACGGGCAGGAGGCCATCGAGATCCTGCTGCAGGTGATGGAGAACCGGCGCGACGACCTGGTGGTGGTGCTGGCCGGTTACAAGGACCGCATGGACTCCTTCTTCGCCTCCAACCCCGGGATGAGCTCCCGCATCGCCCACCACATCCACTTCCCCGACTACACCGCCGAAGAACTGGAGGCCATCGGGCGCCTGATGCTGGAACGCCAGGGATACGCGCTGGCACCCGAGGCCGAACCGGTCTTCCGCGAATACCTGAGGCGGCGCCGGACCCAGCCGCGTTTCGCCAACGCCCGTTCGGTGCGCAACGCCATCGAACGGGCCCGGCTGCGGCACGCCGGCCGGCTGGTCGCCCGGGGCGGGCTGGTCGGGCGGCAGGAGCTGATGACGCTGCACCCCGACGACTTCCTGGCCAGCCGGGTCTTCGCCGAGCCCGCCGCCCAGGCGGGATAG
- a CDS encoding ribulose bisphosphate carboxylase small subunit: MRITQGTFSYLPDLTDEEIAAQISYALERGWPCSVEFTDDPHPRNSYWEMWGLPMFDLKDPAGVLQEINECRKAYPNHYIRLNAYDASYGRQTIALSFIVHRPPAEPGFRIDRQETSDRRVRVSLHPYATDRPEGERYGDS, encoded by the coding sequence ATGCGGATCACCCAAGGCACCTTCTCCTACCTGCCCGACCTGACCGACGAGGAGATCGCCGCGCAGATCTCCTACGCCCTGGAGCGGGGCTGGCCGTGCTCGGTGGAGTTCACCGACGACCCCCACCCGCGCAACTCCTACTGGGAGATGTGGGGGCTGCCGATGTTCGACCTCAAGGACCCGGCGGGGGTGCTCCAGGAGATCAACGAGTGCCGCAAGGCCTACCCCAACCACTACATCCGGCTCAACGCTTACGACGCCAGCTACGGGCGGCAGACCATCGCGCTGTCGTTCATCGTCCACCGCCCGCCGGCCGAGCCGGGCTTCCGCATCGACCGGCAGGAGACCAGCGACCGCCGCGTCCGGGTCTCGCTGCATCCCTACGCCACCGACCGTCCCGAAGGCGAGCGCTACGGCGACTCCTGA
- a CDS encoding form I ribulose bisphosphate carboxylase large subunit, with amino-acid sequence MSGNAGTGGRWSAGVIPYAEMGYWRPDYQPKDSDILAAFRITPQPGVPPEEAGAAVAGESSTATWTVVWTDRLTSYENYQAKCYRVEPVPGQEGQFIAYIAYDLDLFEEGSIANLTSSIIGNVFGFKALKALRLEDMRIPPHYVKTFQGPPHGIVMEREYLGKYGRPLLGATVKPKLGLSARNYGRVVYEALRGGLDFTKDDENINSQPFMRWRDRFLFCMEAVNKAQAATGEIKGHYLNVTAATMEDMYERAEFAKELGSVIVMIDLTIGYTAIQSMAKWARRNGVLLHLHRAGHSTYTRQKTHGVSFRVIAKWMRLAGVDHIHAGTVVGKLEGDPNSVAGYYDTLRLGKVPADPVKGLYFDQDWASLPGVMPVASGGIHAGQMHQLLHYLGEDVILQFGGGTIGHPMGIAAGATANRVALEAMIKARNEGRDFLKEGPDILRAAAKHSRELDVALSTWGDVTFTYQSTDTPDVVETPVSV; translated from the coding sequence ATGTCAGGCAACGCAGGTACGGGCGGCCGCTGGTCGGCGGGGGTGATCCCGTACGCGGAAATGGGCTATTGGCGACCGGACTACCAGCCCAAGGACAGCGACATCCTGGCGGCGTTCCGGATCACGCCCCAGCCGGGGGTGCCGCCGGAGGAGGCGGGCGCCGCCGTGGCGGGGGAGTCCTCCACCGCCACCTGGACCGTGGTGTGGACCGACCGGCTCACCAGCTACGAGAACTACCAGGCCAAGTGCTACCGGGTCGAACCGGTGCCGGGCCAGGAAGGGCAGTTCATCGCCTACATCGCCTACGACCTGGACCTTTTTGAGGAAGGCTCGATCGCCAACCTCACCTCCTCCATCATCGGCAACGTCTTCGGCTTCAAGGCCCTCAAGGCGCTGCGGCTGGAGGACATGCGCATCCCCCCGCACTACGTCAAGACCTTCCAGGGCCCGCCGCACGGCATCGTCATGGAGCGCGAGTACCTGGGCAAATACGGCCGTCCCCTGCTGGGCGCCACCGTCAAGCCCAAGCTGGGCCTGTCGGCCCGCAACTACGGCCGGGTGGTCTATGAGGCGCTGCGCGGCGGGCTGGACTTCACCAAGGACGACGAGAACATCAACTCCCAGCCCTTCATGCGCTGGCGCGACCGCTTCCTGTTCTGCATGGAGGCGGTCAACAAGGCCCAGGCCGCCACCGGCGAGATCAAGGGCCACTACCTCAACGTCACCGCCGCCACCATGGAGGACATGTACGAGCGCGCCGAGTTCGCCAAGGAGCTCGGCAGCGTCATCGTCATGATCGACCTGACCATCGGCTACACCGCCATCCAGTCCATGGCCAAGTGGGCGCGCCGCAACGGCGTGCTGCTGCACCTGCACCGCGCCGGGCACTCCACCTACACCCGGCAAAAGACCCACGGGGTCAGCTTCCGCGTCATCGCCAAGTGGATGCGCCTGGCCGGCGTCGACCACATCCACGCCGGCACCGTGGTCGGCAAGCTGGAGGGCGACCCCAACTCCGTGGCCGGCTACTACGACACCCTGCGGCTGGGCAAGGTCCCCGCCGACCCGGTCAAGGGCCTGTACTTCGACCAGGACTGGGCCTCCCTGCCCGGCGTCATGCCGGTGGCCTCCGGCGGCATCCACGCCGGCCAGATGCACCAGCTGCTGCACTACCTGGGCGAGGACGTGATCTTGCAGTTCGGCGGCGGCACCATCGGCCACCCCATGGGCATCGCGGCCGGCGCCACCGCCAACCGGGTCGCCCTGGAGGCGATGATCAAGGCGCGCAACGAGGGCCGCGACTTCCTCAAGGAAGGCCCCGACATCCTGCGCGCCGCCGCCAAGCACAGCCGCGAGCTGGACGTCGCCCTGTCCACCTGGGGCGATGTCACCTTCACCTATCAGTCCACCGACACCCCCGACGTCGTCGAGACCCCCGTGAGCGTCTGA
- a CDS encoding GAF domain-containing sensor histidine kinase, which translates to MTPLELLAGRGSDLLVRIVTVACSDRVLPDMAVELAGLVVRSAADLPFCDVYVLDEEERALECPGREPVPLGEGDVGWVAAHGRPRRHADGRGAALPVLADRRATIAVIDVRSAGPCRQEDLDLVTALAALFAPVLHSCRRLRNAQEREHSAERFAERAVEVQEAERARLVRDIHDGIAQRLASLGFHLSACEQALAQGATAEAQAQLGLARELCDLAAAETRAAIGGLRPPVLDDLGLTAALATLAREAGSRQPSLDVTVTVSGELEDALPDHIQTALYRIAQEAVGNCLRHAKASVVHVLLEHDDDRVRLRVSDDGVGFSIQDVFAAGRRPDSYGLRGMSERAELLGGRVHISSRPGGGTTVEALVPLRRA; encoded by the coding sequence GTGACGCCGCTGGAGCTGCTGGCCGGGCGCGGCAGCGACCTGCTGGTGCGGATCGTCACCGTGGCCTGCTCGGACCGAGTGCTGCCGGACATGGCCGTCGAGCTGGCCGGGCTGGTGGTGCGCTCAGCGGCCGACCTGCCTTTTTGCGACGTGTACGTGCTGGACGAGGAGGAGCGGGCGCTGGAGTGCCCCGGGCGCGAGCCCGTCCCGCTCGGGGAGGGCGACGTCGGCTGGGTCGCCGCGCACGGCAGGCCGCGCCGGCACGCCGACGGGCGGGGCGCGGCGCTGCCGGTGCTGGCCGACCGGCGCGCCACCATCGCGGTGATCGACGTCCGCTCGGCCGGGCCCTGCCGGCAGGAGGACCTGGACCTGGTCACCGCGCTGGCCGCATTGTTCGCCCCGGTGCTGCACTCCTGCCGCCGGCTGCGCAACGCCCAAGAGCGCGAGCACTCGGCCGAGCGGTTCGCCGAACGGGCCGTGGAGGTGCAGGAGGCCGAACGGGCCCGCCTGGTGCGCGACATCCACGACGGCATCGCCCAGCGCCTGGCCAGCTTGGGCTTCCACCTGTCGGCCTGCGAGCAGGCGCTGGCCCAGGGCGCGACCGCCGAGGCGCAGGCCCAGCTGGGGCTGGCGCGGGAGCTGTGCGACCTGGCGGCGGCCGAGACCCGGGCGGCCATCGGCGGGCTGCGCCCCCCGGTGCTGGACGACCTGGGGCTGACGGCGGCGCTGGCCACGCTGGCCCGCGAGGCCGGCTCCCGGCAGCCGTCGCTGGACGTCACCGTCACCGTCTCCGGGGAGCTGGAGGACGCGCTGCCCGACCACATCCAGACGGCGCTGTACCGCATCGCCCAGGAGGCGGTGGGCAACTGCCTGCGGCACGCCAAGGCCTCGGTCGTCCACGTGCTGCTGGAACACGACGACGACCGGGTGCGGCTGCGGGTGTCCGACGACGGCGTCGGCTTTTCCATCCAGGACGTGTTCGCCGCCGGCCGCCGCCCCGACTCCTACGGCCTGCGGGGCATGTCCGAGCGCGCCGAGCTGCTGGGCGGGCGGGTGCACATCTCCAGCCGTCCGGGCGGCGGCACCACCGTGGAGGCCCTGGTGCCGCTACGCCGCGCTTGA
- a CDS encoding LysR substrate-binding domain-containing protein has protein sequence MTESRLRTFVALADTGSVRAAAERLYVTESAVSAAVSALARDLGVAVVERQGRGVRLTPAGEVYASYARKVLGLLEQGRAAARGEADPGRGSLRLAAVTTAADQILPRLLAGFRKRWPQVELTLEVGPSRVVWQRLADHEADLVLGGRPPAGVPATVLATRPNELVVVTAPGVPFDLHTTPWVMREPGSGTRATAEAYLAEREADPPQLVLGSNGAVIAGAAAGLGAALVSRDAVGAELKAGRLVVIDAPGTPLHRPWHAVCGATPTATTRLFIEHLLEDPAWSPAPGRPAARTA, from the coding sequence ATGACCGAGTCACGTCTGCGGACCTTCGTGGCGCTGGCCGACACCGGCTCGGTGCGCGCCGCCGCCGAACGCCTGTACGTGACCGAGTCGGCGGTCTCGGCGGCGGTCTCCGCGCTGGCCCGGGACCTGGGGGTGGCGGTGGTCGAGCGGCAGGGCCGGGGGGTGCGGCTCACCCCGGCCGGCGAGGTGTACGCCTCGTATGCCCGCAAGGTGCTGGGGCTGCTGGAGCAGGGCCGGGCGGCGGCGCGCGGCGAGGCCGACCCCGGCCGCGGCTCGCTGCGGCTGGCGGCCGTGACCACCGCCGCCGACCAGATCCTGCCGCGCCTGCTGGCGGGCTTCCGCAAGCGCTGGCCGCAGGTGGAGCTGACCTTGGAGGTGGGGCCCAGCCGGGTGGTGTGGCAGCGCCTGGCCGACCACGAGGCCGACCTGGTGCTGGGCGGGCGGCCGCCGGCCGGCGTCCCCGCCACCGTGCTGGCCACCCGCCCCAACGAGCTGGTGGTGGTGACCGCGCCGGGGGTGCCCTTCGACCTGCACACCACCCCGTGGGTGATGCGGGAGCCGGGCTCGGGCACCCGCGCCACCGCCGAGGCCTACCTGGCCGAGCGGGAGGCCGACCCGCCGCAGCTGGTGCTGGGCTCCAACGGCGCGGTGATCGCCGGGGCGGCGGCCGGGCTGGGCGCGGCGCTGGTGTCGCGCGATGCGGTCGGCGCCGAGCTGAAGGCCGGACGGCTGGTGGTGATCGACGCCCCCGGCACTCCGCTGCACCGGCCCTGGCACGCGGTCTGCGGGGCGACGCCCACCGCCACCACCCGGCTGTTCATCGAGCACCTGCTGGAGGACCCGGCCTGGAGCCCGGCGCCGGGACGGCCCGCTGCGCGCACCGCCTGA